A single window of Crassostrea angulata isolate pt1a10 chromosome 8, ASM2561291v2, whole genome shotgun sequence DNA harbors:
- the LOC128157695 gene encoding uncharacterized protein LOC128157695, whose protein sequence is MSHWTYFECEILYKNVQGPQCDNPLDNLDKNKTLDIWDLLEILNSSHRTYFKANNLSENTQHGIEKSRKKTFELCFLTMCFDITCSGVDAGKDTCTSLNTSTDKSTRLRTSDACPYCMILNPRINVEKNKLEKQNVTQKRGMLCCLYKRVICNRMVVSKHVINGSLNGIGGQIMNTI, encoded by the exons atgtcCCATTGGAcatattttgaat GtgaaattttgtataaaaatgtgcaGGGACCACAATGTGATAATCCTTTAGATAACctagacaaaaataaaacact GGATATTTGGGACCTGTTGGAAATATTAAATTCGTCGCATAGGAcatattttaaag CAAACAACTTAAGTGAAAATACACAGCATGGAATAGAAAAGTCACGGAAAAAGACATTTGAACTTTGTTTTCTGACAATGTGCTTCGATATTACCTGTTCAGGTGTTGATGCGGGAAAAGATACTTGTACCTCGTTGAACACCTCTACAGATAAAAGTACCCGCTTGAGGACTAGTGATGCGTGTCCTTACTGCATGATTCTTAATCCAAGAATCAACGTGGAAaagaataaactagagaaacaAAATGTCACTCAAAAAAGAGGTATGTTATGTTGTCTGTATAAGAGGGTGATTTGTAACAGAATGGTTGTGAGTAAACATGTTATTAATGGAAGTTTGAATGGAATAGGTGGACAAATAATGAACACTATTTAA